Proteins from a genomic interval of Oncorhynchus clarkii lewisi isolate Uvic-CL-2024 chromosome 13, UVic_Ocla_1.0, whole genome shotgun sequence:
- the LOC139424631 gene encoding gamma-crystallin M2-like produces MSTTNMNRGKIVFYEDRNFQGRSYECSSDCSDMSSYLSRCHSCRVESGCWMLYNHNNYMGNQYFMRRGEYPDYMQHFGMSDCIKSCRMIAMHRGNYRMRIYERENFGGQMHEMMNDCDNITDHYRMSKCQSCNVMEGHWLMYEQPHFRGRMMYMRPGEYSNFSMGMGMGAMGGMSGMRFMSMRRIMDSWY; encoded by the exons ATGTCCACCACCAACATGAACAGGGGCAAG ATCGTCTTCTACGAGGACAGGAACTTCCAGGGTCGTTCCTATGAGTGTAGCAGTGACTGCAGTGACATGAGCTCCTACCTGAGCAGGTGCCACTCCTGCAGGGTCGAAAGTGGCTGTTGGATGCTGTACAACCACAACAACTATATGGGAAACCAGTACTTCATGAGGAGGGGCGAGTACCCCGACTACATGCAGCACTTTGGAATGAGTGACTGCATCAAGTCCTGCCGCATGATCGCCATG CACAGAGGAAACTACAGGATGAGGATCTACGAGAGGGAGAACTTCGGAGGTCAGATGCACGAGATGATGAACGACTGTGACAACATCACGGATCATTACCGCATGTCCAAATGCCAGTCCTGCAACGTGATGGAAGGCCACTGGCTGATGTACGAGCAGCCCCACTTCAGAGGCAGGATGATGTACATGAGGCCTGGAGAGTACAGCAACTTCAGCATGGGCATGGGAATGGGAGCCATGGGCGGCATGAGTGGTATGAGGTTCATGAGCATGAGGCGTATCATGGATTCCTGGTACTAA